The following proteins are encoded in a genomic region of Liolophura sinensis isolate JHLJ2023 chromosome 7, CUHK_Ljap_v2, whole genome shotgun sequence:
- the LOC135470950 gene encoding E3 ubiquitin-protein ligase MARCHF1-like, translated as MSDPKSSPDDECTGGEASGMRESSILLITESSTVPIESPVVRPEASQEENPEIPTTSNGSDSSICRICQLGFEESGEILRDTACKCKGSVKRVHATCLIMWVRQKGSNACEICGGTFFVSPPSSQSDVIPIVSIQNWPSDASQGSLSRRLGRCLENRFVFVVLVFLLLIITGSAGTFTVKTFKVLQNDHDNVTGDPHLQFLLCLCFLLLSGTATLIFIGSWIYLETAAHCRLMRRRRILQQLGLTV; from the exons ATGAGTGACCCGAAATCTAGTCCCGATGACGAATGCACAGGCGGGGAAGCTAGCGGAATGAGG GAGTCTTCCATTTTGCTGATTACGGAAAGTTCTACTGTTCCAATAGAGTCCCCCGTTGTCAGGCCCGAAGCTTCTCAAGAGGAGAATCCAGAAATCCCGACTACTTCCAATGGTTCCGACTCTTCTATATGCCGCATTTGCCAGCTTGGGTTTGAAGAATCTG GTGAGATATTACGTGACACAGCCTGTAAATGCAAAGGATCCGTGAAGCGTGTCCATGCTACCTGTCTGATTATGTGGGTGCGACAGAAAGGGTCTAACGCATGTGAAATCTGTGGAGGGACGTTTTTCGTGTCTCCACCCTCGTCTCAGTCAGACGTCATTCCCATAGTTTCGATACAG AACTGGCCATCTGATGCGAGCCAAGGCTCTCTCTCACGGCGCTTGGGAAGATGTTTAGAAAACAGGTTCGTCTTTGTCGTCCTTGTGTTTCTGTTGTTGATCATCACCGGCTCTGCCGGTACCTTCACGGTGAAAACTTTCAAAGTGTTGCAGAATGATCATGACAATGTGACCGGTGATCCACACCTTCAGTTTTTGCTATGTCTCTGCTTTCTTCTCTTGTCCGGGACAGCCACCCTCATCTTCATTGGTTCTTGGATCTACCTGGAAACCGCGGCACATTGCCGATTAATGCGCAGGCGCAGAATTCTTCAGCAACTTGGTCTCACAGTATAA